Below is a window of Coregonus clupeaformis isolate EN_2021a chromosome 15, ASM2061545v1, whole genome shotgun sequence DNA.
ATCATATCCTTGAAATAAAAATACAATGATCACTAAATAAAAATGGGGATGGGAAAAAAACGGAAAAAAACGGATCAACATAAGCACAGATATCAAGGGAAAAAAGCCAATGGCATTTTAAATGTCATACACAACCtttctgacaaaataaatgttgcctATTCTACAGGCCACAGTTTCTACAACATGATAGGATCTTGTCTTGTGGTTTCACTCTGTTACGTTTCCTGCTACTCATAACCACATCCTAGAATAAGTTGAGCCGATTGATACGTCAGACTCCGAGACACTTTTACACTTCGGACTCCATTTGTATAAAGGACTCCTCTGGACTATTAGGAAAAACAATGCACGCCATGCTTCAAACATGGGGGGTCTCAAACATTTTTGCCTTCTTTAAAAGCACAAGTCTTTAATATAATCGCCTACTCGTCAAACACAGAAGCCAAAAAACATTTAGTCTACCTGTCCCTAACAACATTTGACCACCATGCCGCAGTAAGGCATTTATTTCCCTATGCCTCAGAAGGAGCACTTAAAATGAGCCTGTTCATATGCCTTCTGAGGGAtagcaagctagatctactcagggttttctaaagctaaccagCTTCCCATTACAGCAcaggcttcatccgtactacCACCAtgaataacatttaaaaaatcagTCATCTCCCTCGAATGAAGGTGATGACACAATCTTTgcaagagggagggaatctgatttcattggtcctcaactcaaGGCTCAGTCATTTCATTCATGATTAGTGGAGTTAGCCGTGAGTTAACCTAccccggagcaggttagttctgaaggattcattgccatagaaatgtacctggctaaaagttGAGccaccatagaattaggaattcgaATCCTAGGATCTCTATGTGAGCCACTTTCGTATGaccggttatcccgagttgaactcacCAAGTTCACCAAACTCCTCAAACCTGCTTCGTAGGATACCCCTCTGTTGTGGTGCATCTTGAGCCTCATGTCATGTCTGTTCCCTAGCAACCTACCAAGGCAGCTTATGGTGTCTTATCAAAAACATGTTAGTGTGCTAATATGAGCGGGTGAGTCTGTGAGTGCATGACTCTAACCTCTGACTTTCAAGCGTTACTTTTACAGAGTGTCAAGACTTCACACGCTTGAAGACAGACAACTTATTGATTGATAGTTGAAATTAATGTCCGAGTCAATTTCCTTTTTCATTAGCAGTGAAATAATGAACAGTGCATCAGTCCATAACCTACTTGATCAGTAAGTGCTGCATGAAAGCAAATCAATACCCTAAATAATAAAACTATCATTTATCATCACTGccatttaaacacacacacccaaagcAGCTGGACTTTTGTGCTTCTTATTTTAGGTGGAACTGCAGAGTAAAAATCACATTCACTCCACCACCCAATTCTACAGCTAAGCTTCGACACATGCTGGGCAAGCAACGCACGTCACTGGTTTATCATAACAGAGTGTGCAGCTGCACTAACACTGCACACACAGCAAAGCCACCCCCACTGAATGGAAAATACCAACACAAATCTGTTGCATTGCTTCTACAGGATTCACACCACTGCAAGCCAAGGGAGTATGCAACAGCACATTGCAGGCCCAGTGCAAAGTCATAAAATGATGAAACTAGATACATGGTGTCTATACTTAAACCTTGGTTCACTCCGTCTGAGCCCCACACGGCCAGGGGACTCGTGGCGGAAAAGGAGCGCCACTATCAGGCTCCGGCTGCTACTGGGTAAAAACAGCGGCAACTCGTCATTGTCAGCTTGGGGCCAATTGCCTGGGAGTGGTCCACTATATGAAACACGTGCAGAAAACACACCGTTACTGACACGACGAATCAGAACACACATCTAGCTACACAGGCAGACACATACATTAATTACTCATGCCCTCTATACAAGATCCCAGTGCATTTCTTTAAATAAAAGTGGTCTAAAGCCTGGTGAGTTGAGTGCACTAACTTACACCAGGGGCCAGGAAACTGAGGATACGCTAAATACGACCACACTCACAGCAGCCCCTGGATAACAGCGGTGTTGCCATTCATGTGGGTTATAGTGGTCTCAGCTAAAGCAGGTTTTTAGAGAAGTAACACTAAGACAAGAAAATGATAGAGGGGCAAAGTACTACACTGCTGAACCGTTAGTCTTCCCACCCTCCTCTGGTTTGTACTTTTATTCCCAACAACATACCCCTTACCACTCAGTGAGAGACTGTCAGTCCTTCAAAATGCTGCtgacccctccacacacacacaccacgttaTATCACCACCGgtctgggacacacacacacacacacacggtcgaCCACCACAAGGCTTTTTATAGACACCAAGTTACAGGCACAGCGATGGGATAATGTCACGTCTTCAGTTCACTTGGCCCCTCAGACCAGAGATCACACATCAAAACGTCCGTTCCAGTCCATTCAATACCTTTCAGTCTGGCCAAGTGTTGACCAGAGTACTGGTGGAGACATGAGGGACGGGTAGAGGGGAGTCTGATGCTATTGGGACAGTCCAGAGAGAGAGGCTATAAGAGACAGGCACATCTTCACTTCCCCTTCCCAACCTCTTCTCTGGATGCAAATAGCCCTGCTGTCGCTCCACAAGTAAACCAGATGTAGGCTAAGATGACCTCAGGGGTGACATCACTTTGCAGCTGTGCCCTAGattacacagtacacacacaaacccctGCAAAAACAAAACGAGTTCTATCCGTCACAGTTTGTATCCCCTGATCAGGACTGTCTGGTAGCATTATCTTATGTTTTGGCCCCTATGTGCTGGAGCCTAGGGGTCTGGGGATTGGTGACCGTGGTGGTATGCCATCCTGCCCTGTCCCCACGGAGGTGAAATGTTAGAAGGACCAGAGGAAATGTCCAGGCCAGACAGTGGGGTGGGAGAATGAGGGACAGGGGTGGGTGGGTAGATGTAGTCAATTCTGTGACAGCGTCAGTACCTCTTCTTACCACTTGGTAGATCTCTCTAGAAGTTGGCATTTTCTCATCATCCCCATGGCAAGAACTAAACAAAGCAGACGAGGGACCATCCATGGGTATTAAAGAATTAAACCATCAGCCACATGAAACATCTTTCTCAAATAACATTTTCTTTTTGTCATCATTGGCGTCATTTTATGGATCATAACTGACAAGCATGTCAAACAGCAGGACAACCTGGTTAATTTGGTGAGTCGTTGTGGGGCATTTCATTTGCTGGTGGTGTCTGAATTATTGTTATGATGACAATGACAAGGGCACTCCTGGGTCTCCTTCCCTAAAGCGAAGATCCGGCAGGAGCAGCAGCCTCTGGGTGGTTGGTGGTGGAGCTCAGACCAGGCGGTCTCCGGTGCTGGCGGTCTGGCCCTTGGGCTGAGGCTCAGGGGTTCTCTCTTTGTGTCTGATGTTGTGGTGGTGCTCAGAGGCAGAGCAGCAGTCCCCCCTGGCCCCCTGACACAcccgctcctcgtcctcctccggCCCAGAGCCCTCGTCCAgttggcacacacacacctcgatcCCCGAGTCGCCCGTCACATGCCTGCGCCGGGTCATCAGCTCCTCCTCCAGCGGtcgttctgattggctgggcgcAGACGCAGATTCCTGGTCTGCTGAGGAACTAGAGGCCTGCTCCTCTCTTGGAATGTCCTCTATTGGGGGCTCCAGCACCACGGCAGCTTCTGATTGGATGGGGGGCAGTAGGATGGCAGGGGTGGTCCCTGGGGGGATCTCGGAGTAAGGTGGAGGGGGAGTCGGGGGATGACCCACCACCTCTTCATAGTCAGGAAGCTTGCAGTCTGTCCAGAACCCTGGGagtaaatacaaaaaaaacacagGAGTCAACCATCTTACCAGTCTCGATAGGgttagctggtgtttaactaatTAACTCATTGTCAGATGTGGTTCTGAATCTGCTAAGAACCATCTGCAACCACCAGGCCTAGTTATTGTAAACAGTTAACTCAGAGGGACAGGTGGTGAAGTAATTTCAGGGCTGTAGGGTTTGGAGGCTTCCAGCCCAGTGCAGATGGGGGCAATAAGTGTCCCGTGGGAGCTAAAAGACTCACTCAAgttgaggggtggaggggagatgAAAGAGCTGGAAGCGCCCTGGTAGGCCATAAGGCTGATTTCGCGCTGGCGCTGTTCCTGCTGCAGCCGCATCTTGACCCGACGGTGACGGTAGGCACAGCAGCAACTCAGCATTATGATGAGGGTCCACACCAGCCAGAACCCTGtgtaacagggttggttatgtttccacttgcctctaaagaaatgtgtatttaatgttcAAGCACTCTTATTGGTTGGTTCAATTCCGATGACAATAAGGCGTGTTGTTATTGGCGCCGCTTGCAGATAGGGGAAGATTGAGAACGTTAGGTCtccccagtatgaaaatgtgatgcaaAGGGTAGGTCACGTTCTGAATACTGTATTCTATTTTTAAATGCGTACAAGTTTGCTGTACATTCCTGATTTATACATGTGTGGGTATATGGTACCTGTTAGGGATTGAGGAGCTTCCTGGGATGTGCTTTGGTATATGATTGCTGTATAAGAGTGTTAGCTAGCATGCACCAATGTAATGGTCACATAAGCTCACTGCTAACAGTTGTTTTCATGCTACAGATCTTACCAGACAGCCATCAACATCATTAAGCCCTACACAACTAACATGCCGTTTCCTATTTAATCACAGATAATAAATAACGATCAACTGGGACCACTGGCTGGGGTGATTTATTAAACTAAACACAAAGCAAGGAGAGTAGGATTAACATCTATTACACTTGCACAAAACAATCACATAGTTACATTCTCCATCGACTCCTTTTGACCTATGCTAATTAGGTTTAACGTTATTGATTTCAGCACCAAAACATGATTAACTGTCAAATTAGTGACTCAATTAAACAAAGTGACAAATTCAGAGATTCCTATCATGAAGAATAAGTAATGGAAAAATCGTCAGAAAATAAATATGGGAACGGGGGAGGAAATAGGGACTGAGTGGTGccagaaaaagagaggagagaatagaggacaATGAACATACACCACAGCTCATAGTAGTAAGTGCAGCACTCGGTCTCCCCGCAGCAGTAGCCCATCTCACACCGGTATTGCTCATTGTTCACTCCAAAACAGAACTCCTTTCCctaaacacaaacatacacacaggcaTGTTATTCAGTGACATCTCACACAACACAAATATGAGAAAAGCTATGTATTatgcatacacgcacgcacaacTGTTTGACATAACTTCACATTGGCATTTACTGCACAAAACACTGTAGAAAGCATGCAGGCACAGACATACTTTCACTGGGGATGAAAATTGTAAGCGCATTCAATGTTTTGAAAATCAAaataggtagctagctaagtgacaTCTCATGATTATACAACCATGTCATCGTAGAAGCTACCAAATGCCCTCACAAAGTAGTTTTAAAGAAGGTTAGTTAACTAACGTTACCTTTTTAACTAGGTACTACTGAGGTAAGCTAGCTAATCAACAACAGGTGTGTGGCCAGTAGCTAACGGTAACAGCAAGCTATGCATCACTGCCAACAAATAAATAACAGGAAAAACGCatttagttaacgttagctacaaagttagccagctaactggtaatttagcatgctagctagctatgtttgttTACTGGTGGTAGTTAACAACCAGCTATTgaagtgtttattttttttattgtatacTTCAAATTGTGGCCACTTACAGTATAACAGATCAATTATATCGCCGTATTGTCTACAAATGTTTGCAAGCGTTAGCTAACGAGCTATTTAGCTGTGGCTAGTTTATCAGCTAGTCTTAAAGGGTGTTGTTGGTAAGATTTCGGATAAGATCGTATATGTATTTCAAGTTATAAACATTGTGTAACTATATCAAGAAACACTCGATTTGTCCAAACTGACGTCATGCAAAGTTGGAGTTGCTAGCGAGCCATGCCCAAGTTCCTTTGTGGGGAAACAAAAACGCACAATAGAAGGCCTACTTCCAGCTGCGATCCACGGTCTTGGTTGAAAGCGCCTACAGCGCTATGAAAGCAAACTGCAGCTTACCTGTACCAACCAGGTCCCGGTGCAAAGCAGACCTACAATGGATCCCAGTGTTTTCTGTGGCATATTTCCCCGTTGTTGGCCGAGAACACGACGGGAATCATATAGCAGTTGTTCCAGAACTTGAACAGCTAATTCAAACCGTTACGTGCGAGACATATTTTGTCCCTGTCGGAAGGCGTTCTGATTCTCAACCAGAACagaatagttatattttgttacCAGCCACTTGAGGGCGGTGTTGTGTCATACAACACCAACTGGATAAGTATTACTTTTGTGCAGCTGATACAATTTAAACTggtaccacagatagaacaatgagccagatgtttcaatctgaagcatccggttggcgtttccactcaccaccaaatatggtgacgaaaggaagcccagtggccggcagtgggagaagattaaacatcgattaaacatttgatctcaatacagttttctgttcccaaaactaaaatatgttactaacagagtggactaagttttgtagactttaccattTGCCAAAGTatttaaaaatgtagttattgcccacgcgcacttcacagagtaggcgttccctaacggaaatatgcaaatacttgctagaacacgccaataggatctcactagctcgtgcttggctctgccacctccttgcttgttctgcccactatgattcatTTGCTCATATTGGAAACGataggctgtggtctatcttgagATATTTATAAAACAATATATTTGCTAGTACTGTAGTAACGTTCATCTCACTCAGACAAGAAAAAGAATAGCTAATAGTAAATACTTACTATGGAAAAAGTCTCAAATTATAGCTAAGAGCACGTTACCTGTAGACCTTTTGTCTGAGTGAGATAAGCCACAGGAAATTATGATCATTTATTAACATTGGCATTTCGTAGTATTTCCATAGATTTTAATTAGAAAAACTGAAATAATCGCAAATATAAATGTTTTGCACACAATCGATCATTCATTGTGGGGTTATGAtgggggtgtagctcagttggtagagcatggcgcttgcaacgccagggttgtgggttcgattcccacggggggccagtatgagaatgtatgcacgcactaactgtaagtcgctctggataagagcgtctgctaaatgactaaaatgtaaaaatggctCAAAGTGGCTACGCCCGGTCAAAGAATGGCCAGGGTTGTGCTTTATGTTGACGTCACGGCTACCAAAGCTACGGagaggtcgtcactagttaccccagccacaaagtcataaaccccgttTATTTCTAAAATCTATCCGAAtattttaaccctaaccttaaccacactgctaaccttatgcctaaccttaaatgaagaccattTTACGATATAGCCTATTTTAACTTTGACTGTGGTAACTACGGAGAGTTTCACAGCTGTTCGAATAATTAATTCAGTCAGATGCTACTACTGTAGCTACTTTGCTAGCTAATCCACATAGCCTGAAAAGGAGCCATTAGCTGAGCAAACCATGGTAAGTAGCCTGCAATATCATCTGCAATATTATAAACAAAGAGTTGAAATGGAGCTGTATGTCTAGCTAAATGCTGAAATTCGACAAGTACACCAGTaaaatggccttattgaagagctcagtgactttcaatgtggcgccatcataggatgccacctttccaacaagtcagttcgtcagatttctgccctgctagagcttccccggtcaactgtaagtgctgttaatgtgaagtggaaacatctagaagcaacaacggctcagccgcgaagtggtaggccacacaagctcacagaacaggaccactgagtgctgtccttggttgcaacactcactaccgagttccaaactgcctctggaagcaacgtcagcacaagaactgttcagcaggagcttcatgaaatgggtttccatggccgagcagctgcacacaagcctaagatcaccatgcgcaataccaagcgtcagctggggggttgtaaagctcgccgccattggactctggagcagtagaaacgcgttctctggcgtgatgaatcacgcttcactatcttGCAGTCTGACTGACTAATCtgtgtttggtggatgccaggagaacgctagaagccccaaatgcatagtgccaactgtaacgtttggtggagaaataatggtctggggcagtttttcatggtttgggctagtccccttagttccagtgaagggaaatcttaacactacagcatacaatgacattctagacaattttgtgcttctaactttgtggcaacagtttggggaaggccctttcctgtttcagcatgacaatgcccctgtgcacaaagcgagttccatacagaaatggtgtgGAAGAGCTTGACTGGCCTGTGCAGAGCCCTGAccacaaccccatcaaacacctttgggatgaattggatcgccgactgtgagccaggcctaatcacacaacgtcagtgcccaacctcactaatgctcttgtggctgaatggaagcaagtccctgcagcgatgttccaacatctagttgcaagccttcccagaagagtggaggctgttatagcagcaaaggggggaccaactccatattaatgcccatgagtttggaatgagatgttcgacgagcaggtgtccacataattttggtaATGTAGTATACAATATTGTATTGGTATGGGTGAGAGAGTAGTCAGTTATCCCATTAAGATAGAactgaaacattattttgaaattatcagtaaatgtaaaaacaaaaaagcaATTCGTACCATAAAACTTTTTGACAAATGGAACATTTATTTCGACATGTAATATCCCTGTCTAGGTTAAGTGTATGTACACTTGTCTGTATAGTTCTGTTTTTGTATTTGTGTTATTGTtcataattaaaaataaatacaaaaaaagtaGTCAGTTATCCCTAAGTAAGTGTGACGcagctaacgttaacgttagctagcgcagTACTTaactgctaacgttagccaactacAGTCTGAACCTGCCAATAAGGTTTGTACCTGGCTGGACATGTCTGTTGTCATTCAAGCAAATCATTCATTACTGTGTTGTAACTGTCAGAACAGAACCAATCATATCAGTCGTGCTACTGTGGTGCATAGgcttgctatagctagctagctaagaacaATGTTTCAAATGTTATGGACACGTTTTTACCTTGTGATTGGCAATCAGCTATCTAAAACAATAAGTATGGCTTAATCTGATTCCTGCAATAATAAGGTACCCTAGTCTCTTACCTGACTACAGAGAGTCACCTGTGGTCTCTCAATTTACTTAGCTAGTCCTAATTATTGTTGCCTGCTCAGGTATGTAAGCTACAGCAATTGTGACATTAGCTATGTCACAAGGATGTGGCTAGATAATCTGCTGTCTTTTTAGTTGGCTGGCTCAAAAAGTACAGTGACATCAGTGTATAAGTAGACCTCATAAGCATCCCTCATTTTTACAGTCAGACCAATAGAATAATCTTCTTGCTGTGCACTTGTCTGACCCTAGCTGTCCAATCAAAGGCCCCTGTGAATGTAGGCCATGGCAAGAGGCTAACAGCTAAGTCTGTGCTCTTATTGCTTCTTGCCTCATGCACTCGGAGCTCGGGCTCTTCTGGATTAATCTGTGCCAATCCTAATCACACCAGGGCGTGTCGTGATTGGCCGAGGTTGCCCGTGGCACCTGGCCTTGCATTGTTTCTGCTCTGGTGTGTTGTCTCTGTTATGCAATAACGTGCTTTCAGGTAACCCTGTTAACAAAACAGAAGTGGTTTGGAGCTGGACCACCTGCTGTTAATTATGTTTGAACATAATGCCTCGTTGTCTAGGTTCTAATTATCTCATTACATATCTATAACCTAAGTACCAACTTGTGTTGTTTGTAATGATGTCACCTGACCTCGTGTGTGTTGCACTGCAGGGCTCTTTccatctccccccccccccacacacacacacacaatccaaaatggcatagcagtgcggtcgtgttctttgttgtgtgtctgtgtaaatagccagttttttgtatttttcttacatatttccctatcacacttttcatccttctacaaaatatactttccaacaacccgcctcactcaatgtggaacggattctattattgacttaccttttatctagaatctccagttgataccagctagccagctaactagctacttgctattagccaccgttagcggttttcacccagaacatcagattttctgccggaataactgaatcactggacattaacaccggatcgcaactagctagccgcaaccgaattggatgttgctgtttggctaatcaccactgcccctgaagcaagcaccagttagccttgagccaggcccatatcctggctatctacccctctgtctaccggacgggagtagccagctaactagctacttgccatTAGCCACCGCTAGCGGTTTCTCAccattgtccatggcctgcactacctaccagccagctctagcctggactattatccgccagtctgcactgtctgcacagcgcattatcgacccagaacatatcggtttttctgccggaatcactgattcactggacttttaacaccggatcatcgtagctagatagctgcaatcaaatggacgttgttgttggctaatcagcctcaaGCTAGCCGCGAGCCAGGCCCTTCTCCCGGGTGCTATcttcctctctgtcaaccggacgggaccttctagtgttgacacggagccacgccgatccaacacgactggtctgccaacgaaatcgtctgatgtgattacaacgggtttcccgttacgacgtcgactacgaagatccatctgctagccccggcccgctagcacacgctagccatggcctcttgctcactagtgctatagcagcccccgaactacctccgaactctcctattgctgttcaccggaccttatgataactcagctatacagctgatgcctgctggactgttccgttatacggtactacatcctgtttatgtttagcctcagcccaaactttgtcgccataccagctgttgtcttagctctcgaataaca
It encodes the following:
- the LOC121582519 gene encoding WW domain-binding protein 1 isoform X1: MPQKTLGSIVGLLCTGTWLVQGKEFCFGVNNEQYRCEMGYCCGETECCTYYYELWWFWLVWTLIIMLSCCCAYRHRRVKMRLQQEQRQREISLMAYQGASSSFISPPPLNLRFWTDCKLPDYEEVVGHPPTPPPPYSEIPPGTTPAILLPPIQSEAAVVLEPPIEDIPREEQASSSSADQESASAPSQSERPLEEELMTRRRHVTGDSGIEVCVCQLDEGSGPEEDEERVCQGARGDCCSASEHHHNIRHKERTPEPQPKGQTASTGDRLV
- the LOC121582519 gene encoding WW domain binding protein 1-like isoform X2; its protein translation is MPQKTLGSIVGLLCTGTWLVQGKEFCFGVNNEQYRCEMGYCCGETECCTYYYELWWFWTDCKLPDYEEVVGHPPTPPPPYSEIPPGTTPAILLPPIQSEAAVVLEPPIEDIPREEQASSSSADQESASAPSQSERPLEEELMTRRRHVTGDSGIEVCVCQLDEGSGPEEDEERVCQGARGDCCSASEHHHNIRHKERTPEPQPKGQTASTGDRLV